In Methylovirgula sp., a single genomic region encodes these proteins:
- a CDS encoding IS66 family transposase: MPAPVFDLPDNVDALKAMVLAMAEKTDALKGEVAELQALNASAEERIARLTSILKTLERARFGRRSEKLGSNALDDEQSAFVFDEVQTGLGAIQAELDKRQDPDKAKRAARPRKGFAPHLERVEIVIEPAELPEHAGKQKILIGEDVSERLDVVAAKFRVIVTRRPKYAFRNEDGVVQAPAPAHIIEGGIPTEALLAQIAVSKYADGLPLYRQEAIYARDKVDLDRALMAQWMGRLGFELEILSDHVLTLIKKAERIFADETTLPTLEPGSGSTKTAYLWAYVRDDRTFGGSGPPMVAYRFEDSRSGECVARHLDNYRGILQVDGYTAYNRLARPDRGNDAITLAGCWSHVRRKFYELHIAGSSKLATTTIERMTQLWEIEEKVRGKDPNARVAARQETSVAIVADLFKLWQDALPRISGKSKLAEAIRYAISRRATLERFLTDGRVEIDSNIVERAIRPQTITRKNSLFAGSDGGGRTWATIATLLQTAKMNDVDPLAWLAQTLERLANSWPNAEIDALMPWRYTA; this comes from the coding sequence TCGATCTCCCCGACAATGTTGATGCGCTCAAAGCCATGGTGCTGGCCATGGCTGAGAAAACGGATGCTCTCAAGGGTGAAGTTGCCGAACTTCAAGCCCTGAATGCGAGCGCCGAAGAACGGATCGCGCGCCTGACCTCGATCCTCAAGACGCTGGAGCGGGCAAGGTTCGGGCGCCGCTCCGAAAAACTCGGCTCCAATGCGCTTGACGATGAACAGAGTGCCTTCGTCTTCGACGAGGTTCAAACCGGGCTCGGGGCCATCCAGGCCGAGCTCGATAAACGGCAGGACCCTGACAAGGCCAAACGAGCCGCACGGCCTCGCAAGGGTTTTGCGCCGCATCTCGAGCGGGTCGAGATCGTTATCGAACCGGCTGAGCTTCCGGAGCACGCCGGCAAGCAGAAGATCCTGATCGGCGAGGATGTCTCGGAGCGGCTCGATGTGGTCGCGGCGAAGTTCCGTGTCATCGTCACGCGCCGGCCGAAATACGCCTTCAGGAACGAAGATGGCGTCGTTCAGGCCCCGGCACCAGCCCATATCATCGAGGGCGGCATCCCGACCGAAGCGCTTCTGGCGCAGATCGCGGTCTCAAAATATGCCGACGGCCTGCCGCTCTACCGCCAGGAAGCGATTTACGCCCGCGACAAGGTGGATCTCGACCGAGCCCTGATGGCGCAATGGATGGGCCGGCTCGGATTTGAACTCGAGATCCTCTCCGACCACGTCCTCACGCTGATCAAGAAGGCCGAGAGGATCTTCGCCGACGAAACCACGCTGCCAACCTTGGAACCAGGCTCCGGCAGCACCAAGACAGCCTATCTCTGGGCTTACGTGCGAGATGACCGGACCTTCGGCGGCAGCGGTCCGCCGATGGTTGCCTACCGCTTCGAGGATAGCCGGTCGGGCGAATGTGTCGCCCGCCATCTCGACAATTATCGGGGCATCCTGCAGGTGGATGGGTATACGGCCTATAATCGTCTTGCGCGGCCCGACCGCGGCAATGATGCCATCACGCTCGCGGGATGTTGGTCCCACGTTCGAAGAAAATTTTACGAACTGCACATCGCCGGCAGTTCCAAACTCGCGACCACGACAATCGAACGCATGACCCAGCTGTGGGAGATCGAGGAGAAGGTGCGCGGCAAAGATCCAAATGCACGCGTCGCAGCCCGCCAGGAAACCTCGGTCGCGATCGTCGCCGATCTGTTCAAGCTTTGGCAAGACGCGCTTCCACGTATCTCCGGCAAGTCCAAATTGGCGGAGGCAATCCGCTACGCCATCTCACGGCGGGCGACGCTCGAACGCTTCCTCACCGATGGCCGCGTCGAGATTGACTCCAACATTGTGGAACGTGCCATCCGGCCGCAAACAATCACGCGAAAGAACTCGCTCTTTGCCGGCAGCGACGGCGGCGGACGAACCTGGGCAACCATAGCGACATTGTTGCAGACGGCAAAAATGAACGATGTCGATCCGCTCGCCTGGC